ACCATCATAATTAATACTACCATCTTCATTTACAAATACCTCCCTTTTTACAACTGAACTATCTATACCACCTATCGCCATAGTATCATCACTACCCCCAATGTGAAGACCTGTTATTAATCTTAATTTTGTATTAATCATTTCAATTCTCCTTACATTCATAATTTTTAAATGTTTCTTCTAAAAAAATCAAACTTTTTTTACAGTCTATTACCTGTTTTTTAGTTTTACGATTAAAATACAACTTAATGATTTTCTCTTTCATATAAAATCCCATGATAGCCTCAAAAAGATATTTGAAATTTTCGAATTTTTTCTTATCCTCATCAATTTGATTAAGACTATATTCCATAAATTCTACAAATGCATCATTTACTTTTCCATTTTCTTTATTTTTTGCATAATATACTTTTGAACGAAGCATTTTTATAAAAGGTAAAAGTTTTGTTTTATACTCTTCTTTTTCCATATTTACAGACTTTTGATATAACTCTAATACCTTATCATAAAAGTTTCTAAGTTGATTTTTTTCTACACCTCTACCTTGATTTGCTATTACTAATGCCCATTTTTGAGCTGTTACATCAAATGTTTTTTCAGTAATATTCCCTAAATCAAAAATAAAATCTTTATCTAAGTTTTTCCAATTATTTTTACTCCATTTAATTAAATCAGCCATTTTTTCTCCTTTTATAAATAAATTCAATTAACACCATTTTTAGCTCCTTTGGATAATTTTCTATTAAATTATTTAAAATATCTAAAAACTCAAAATCTTGATTGCTTATATTTCTAACATAAATGTATGTAAGTTTTGATTTCCAAAGAGTAGATGTAATGTCACATTCATAATTCACTTTTTTACTCAGTTCTATTAAGTCTAAAAGTCTATATAAAAATGTTGTTGTTAAGTTTTCATTATCTAACTTTTCAAAATAAGGTAACACTTTTTCTCTCACTTCTAAATAACTATCCCAATTAGATGTTTCATAAAAAGTAATAGCATCTTTTTTTGATACATTTTCTTTTTCACAAAACTCTTCTTTATTTTTAACATACTTAACTTTTTTAGTTTCACAATTTTTATCTTTTTGTATTATCTCTTTTTTATTCCACAAACAAAAATCTTTTGATTTTTCTAATAAATGTTCAGCTTCAATAGCTAAATAATTAATAGGTTTATTAGCTTTATTCATAACAAGCCCAATAGAAAAAGTTAAATTCTTACCTGTAAATTTTATAAAATCATTTCTTACTTTTTTAGCAAATTCTATTACCTCATCCCAAGCACCTAAAACAAATAGATCATCTCCTCCTGCAAATATTGTATATAAAGGCTTATTTTCCATTAATTTTATAGGTACATACGCACTAAAATAATAATCAATCATTCTCGCAAAAAAATTATATTTAGC
This Caminibacter mediatlanticus TB-2 DNA region includes the following protein-coding sequences:
- the csm2 gene encoding type III-A CRISPR-associated protein Csm2, coding for MADLIKWSKNNWKNLDKDFIFDLGNITEKTFDVTAQKWALVIANQGRGVEKNQLRNFYDKVLELYQKSVNMEKEEYKTKLLPFIKMLRSKVYYAKNKENGKVNDAFVEFMEYSLNQIDEDKKKFENFKYLFEAIMGFYMKEKIIKLYFNRKTKKQVIDCKKSLIFLEETFKNYECKEN